A genomic region of Alligator mississippiensis isolate rAllMis1 chromosome 4, rAllMis1, whole genome shotgun sequence contains the following coding sequences:
- the PSMD14 gene encoding 26S proteasome non-ATPase regulatory subunit 14, whose protein sequence is MDRLLRLGGGMPGLGQGPPTDAPAVDTAEQVYISSLALLKMLKHGRAGVPMEVMGLMLGEFVDDYTVRVIDVFAMPQSGTGVSVEAVDPVFQAKMLDMLKQTGRPEMVVGWYHSHPGFGCWLSGVDINTQQSFEALSERAVAVVVDPIQSVKGKVVIDAFRLINANMMVLGHEPRQTTSNLGHLNKPSIQALIHGLNRHYYSITINYRKNELEQKMLLNLHKKSWMEGLTLQDYSEHCKLNETVVKEMLELAKNYNKAVEEEDKMTPEQLAIKNVGKQDPKRHLEEHVDVLMTSNIVQCLAAMLDTVVFK, encoded by the exons GGGCCACCTACGGATGCTCCTGCCGTGGACACAGCAGAACAGGTTTATATATCTTCCCTCGCATTGCTGAAA ATGTTGAAACATGGCCGTGCTGGTGTCCCTATGGAAGTTATGGGTCTGATGCTTGGCGAATTTGTTGATGATTATACTGTGAGAGTGATTGATGTGTTTGCTATGCCACAGTCAGGAACG GGAGTCAGTGTAGAGGCAGTTGATCCAGTATTTCAAGCCAAAATGTTGGATATGCTGAAACAGACAGGAAG GCCAGAGATGGTTGTTGGTTGGTATCATAGTCACCCTGGCTTTGGCTGTTGGCTGTCTGGTGTGGATATCAATACTCAACAGAGCTTTGAAGCCCTATCAGAAAGAGCAGTAGCTGTGGTGGTGGATCCTATCCAGAGTGTAAAAGGAAAG GTTGTTATTGATGCCTTCAGGTTGATCAATGCTAATATGATGGTCTTGGGACATGAACCAAGACAAACAACTTCAAATCTGGGTCACTTAAACAAGCCATCTATCCAG GCTCTAATTCATGGACTGAACAGGCATTACTACTCCATTACTATCAACTACAGAAAGAATGAATTAGAACAGAAG ATGTTGCTAAATTTGCATAAGAAGAGTTGGATGGAAGGTTTAACACTTCAGGACTACAGTGAACATTGCAAACTCAATGAAACAGTAGTGAAGGAGATGTTGGAATTGGCTAAGAACTATAACAAG GCTGTTGAAGAAGAAGATAAGATGACACCTGAACAGCTGGCAATAAAAAATGTTGGCAAGCAG GACCCCAAACGTCATTTAGAAGAACATGTGGATGTGCTGATGACCTCAAATATTGTCCAGTGTTTAGCAGCTATGTTGGATACAGTTGTATTTAAATAA